The DNA segment CGTGCGCTGAGCGGGGACGCCCCAATCGGGTCGACGCCGAGTCGGGTCGTCACCCGTCGATGTACGCGTGGCCGACGACCGCGACGAGCAGCGCCGCGACGACGATCCACGCGAACGGCTCGACGGCGAGCAGCCGGATCGGCCGCGTCACGGACTCGTCGAGGCCGAACAGGACGCCAGCGGCGAAGACGATTGCGAGGACGAGGGCGGCGACGACCCCGGCGACCCCGAGCAGCGCGGTGTCGGTCCGGTCCATACCGCGGATCCGTTCGGAGCGTACATAAGCGGATCCCGACGGTGTCGGCGCGGATCTACGGAGAATATCGAAGCCAGGGCAGAAACACAACCGGAAGGTTCAAAGTCCAACCTATTAAAGATAAGGTATCCTAAAAATGCCAGATATCAGGAAGCAAATCAGAAATCTCCAAGACAGAATTGAGACGTCTAGTGACATCAAAGAGGAAGATAGGGAGGTATTGCTCGCGTTCAGTGACCGCCTCGACCTCCTGAAATCGGAGTATACCGACCACCGGCACAACAAACTTCTCAGGCACTGCACGATCATGGCCGAGGAAGTTGGTGGACTCGCTGAAGCGCTTGAGGATCGGTCCACGACGGAAGACATCGTTCGGTGGATCAACCGCAATTACGACAACGAGAACACCAACTCGGACTACCGAACTGCCCTCCGTGTTTTCGGGAAACGCGTTACTGAAGACGAAGGATATCCCCCTGGCATCGAATGGATTCCGTCCGGGACCTCGAACAGTTACAACCCCGTTCCCGATCCCTCGAATATGCTCGACTGGAACGAAGACGTCGTTCCAATGATCGAGGCGACGCGAAACACCCGTGACGCCGCACTCATCGCGATGGCGTTCGACTCCGGGGCCCGGAGCGGGGAACTTCAGGACCTTACTGTCGGCGACGTGAGCGACCACGAGCACGGACTCATGATCCGAGTCGACGGGAAAACCGGACAGCGGTCCGTCTCCCTCGTGCCGAGCGTGCCGTACGTCCAGCGGTGGATGACCGACCATCCGGCACCGGACGATCCCGGTGCTCCCCTTTGGTCGAAGCTGTCGAAGCCAGAAGGGCTCAGCTATCGGCAGTTCAAAAACTGCTTCGAGGACTCTGCCGACCGTGCGGGCGTCAATAAGCCTGTCACTCCGACCAACTTCCGGAAGTCGAACGCCACCTACCTCGCCCGCCAAGGGATGAGTCAGGCCCGTATCGAGGATCGACAGGGACGGAAACGGGGAAGCGACGCGACGGCCCACTACATCGCCCGGTTCGGAGGGGAGGCTGACTCCGAATACGCGCGAATACACGGAATGGAGGTCGAAGAAGAGGAACCCGACCCCATCGGACCGGTGGAGTGTCCGCGCTGTCACGAACGGACCCCCCGGGAGCATGCGACGTGTGTCTGGTGTAACCAGCCGCTCGAATACGGAGCTCTCGGATCGATCGAGGAAGAGGAGCGGGAGGTTCGGGAAGCCGTCTTCAGTTTCGTCAAAGACAACAACGAACTCCTCGACGACCTCGAACAGTCCCGTGCGTTCTCCGAGCTCGTCGACGACCATCCCGAACTTGTCGAAGACGCTCGTGAGTTCGCAGAGGCGCTCTCGGAAGAATAGCGGTCGAACGTTACCTCTCCATCGGTGAGTACCGGCTGACAAAGTGGCTTGCTTCACTGTGGTGTGACGCTGATGTGAGAACGATCTGTTACCGGATCTCTCTGCGGATCTCGTCCAACTGCGCCTGGACCTCATCTATCGCCTCGACGGAGCCGCTGTTGGCAAGCAGCGCGAGTGCGTAGGCTCTCGCCTCTTCGTCGCCGTGAGCGAGAACCCGAGACAGGAACTCAGTATTCCGGTCCGCGTATTGGCTCACTTCTGAGATGGATTCTTGGCTACTCATCGCTCGCCCTCCGTCTGGGCAGCCGATTTGCGCGTGATTCGTTGGCTAGAGCAGATGCTGGTCGCTTCTGTGGACATTTTTTGAGTTCCTCGTGCTGTCGGTTACGGCGTCAATTCGTTCTCGACTCCGGGAAGGACCGCAGTACTGACCGATACCCCGGCGGCCAGCAATCTTGGATTTCCTTCAAGAGCCGATGTGCGATTCACACTCGGGACGAGGGACCATAGACAAAAATAGGTTAGTGAGACCAGATAATTGCGTAATCAAAAAATAGTTTGCACCACCCGGCTAGTAGACCGTATGGAACCATCAGAGGAGGTTGTCACCAACATCCGCGATTCATGGGAAGGAGACAACGATGCATTTGGACGGGTTTACGAAGCGATTCTAGGTATTTCTGAATATACAGGACACAATGATATTGCCGAGATTGCCAGATGTGCCCCTAATACCGCAAAGAAGCATTTGAACCGTCTGAATCAGATGGGAATCGCAGAATGCCAAAGTTCGCACTGGTCTCTCGCGTTCCGGCGGAACGATGCATATCTGGAATGGCGAGAGGTAACCCAGATTTCGGAAGAACATTCCGTTCAAGACCTCGCTGAGCGGGTTCGTGAGCTAGAAACGAAAGAATCCGAGCTGCAAGAGGAGTTCGGTGTCGAAGGGCCAGATACTGCCTCAGTATACGCGTCTAACAGTGATCGATCGACACACGAACTGATGCAGGCAATCGGTACCTGGGACGGTATCCAACGGGATATCCGCCTTTACGAGGCAGCACGTCAACTCCAGCAGAATGATGGGCGCCTGATATCAGCGTTTGTTGAGATCCCCTCCGATGACCATGCACCGGCTGAGTCGCAATAATGACTACCAACCATACCCCGACGATCAAACGGTGGGACACCCACCCAGATAGGGAGTCCTTGCGGGTAATTTATCGATTCCTGAATCAGCGGGAGGAGATCGAGAATGTTAGCCTTGAGCCACAGAGGACTCATCCGCGTCTGGTACGTGCAACTGTTACTGATAGGGCTTCATCGACAGCACACGGCATTCTTGAGGTTCAATGGTACGAGACGAGAGATTTCATCATCACGTATCAGACGGACCAGACAGACGACACCTCCCCATTCCTTCGGTGGACATATTCCCCGGATGCAGAGAGAGTCATAGTATCACATAGCGAGTCAGACGACGTACAAACGTTATCGCCACCATCTCATCATCTAGGCGAGAATCGGTTTCACCCTCTCCGAGTTCTTCCTCTGATCCTTGGTACTGTCGAAGAATCTACAAAATAAGGTTCTATAGAGATTCAGTCTATAAACCCTCGCTCAGCCTATCACCTAATTCGCGTGGTAGAACTGCACGAGTCCGTCGAGCAGCTTTGTCAATATTATATTCTGTCCGGTGTAAATCAATAGAACCCTCTTCCGTATTCCAAACCGCGAACCCAGATCTACTGTCTCCGTCTCTAGGTTGGCCTACACTTCCAGGGTTTACCACTTTCACATCATTAATTGATTTTGTGAATTGTCGGTGAATATGTCCCAAGACCACTATATCTGGCTTTGAGGAAAACCAGTGGTCTAATGCAGATGGAGTCACATCTTCCTCAAACACATATTGATTTACCGGGTTCGTAGGGGACCCGTGTGCTACGACTACATCCTTGCCATCTATACTCATTCGTCGCTTGTTCGGCAAATCCTTTAGATATTGTTTCTCCTCATCAGACAACTGTCGCCGAGTCCAATCGACAGCGCGCTTTGCTGGAATATTGAAATTTGAGGGGGTCTCAGTAACTATAGCCTCATCATGATTTCCTCGGATAGCGGTTACATTATTCTCAATTAATTGATTGAGGGTTTTGTTTGGAAATGCATTATATCCTAAAAGATCTCCTGCACAGAGTGTTCGGTCAACTCCCAGTCTTTCTAGTTCCTCAAATACGGACTCCAGAGCAGGCGAATTAGAGTGAACATCAGAAACCAGGCCGATTCTCATTAGAGAATTAGTTGTGACACAGGGTTATAAATCGGACTCAATGAGCGAAAGAGCAACCTGCCAGTCAGAATATATCGCAGGCTCGGGCTCAGACAACATACCGAAGACATCATTCACGTTGTTATATGTCTCCTCGGCGTCTTCCAACTTCTCCTTCGCTGTATCCAGTCGCTCGTCATCATCTAAACCGCGATATTTTTCGGCTATTTGATTGCAACACCACAGATAGTGGTCCCAAGCTGCTTCACGGAAGTCCCAACCGGTGGCAGATGGTGGGACAGAATCATCAAAGAGATCTTCATCATAAGGTGAGGGAGTACGAATAGTCTCTATATCAAAATCAGGCTTCTGGTACATTAGATCAAGTTCTGGGTCCACTCTTAGTTCATTTAGGATTTCCTCAGAATAGTACTTAACAACGAGACGTCCCCCTCCCTGCTCATCCTGCGGATCCCACCTACGTGTATCAAACGCCCTCAGATTTTGATAGTGCCCCGACGCAAATGCATTGATTCCAATTCCAAAGAATAGATGAGCGATTTGGTGAGTATGTCCGACTACCACCTCATATCGATTTTTGTTAAGAGTGTTCAAGAGTTGCAGTAGAGAATATACCTCGGAAGATCCTGTAAGTGGATGTCTTTGTTCTTTTTCGAACTCAGCGGAAACGTAGAATCCATCTACATCATGTTTCGTTATACGATTGAGTAGCTCACTCCGTCTTCCAGCATCAACG comes from the Halorubrum depositum genome and includes:
- a CDS encoding metallophosphoesterase family protein, whose amino-acid sequence is MRIGLVSDVHSNSPALESVFEELERLGVDRTLCAGDLLGYNAFPNKTLNQLIENNVTAIRGNHDEAIVTETPSNFNIPAKRAVDWTRRQLSDEEKQYLKDLPNKRRMSIDGKDVVVAHGSPTNPVNQYVFEEDVTPSALDHWFSSKPDIVVLGHIHRQFTKSINDVKVVNPGSVGQPRDGDSRSGFAVWNTEEGSIDLHRTEYNIDKAARRTRAVLPRELGDRLSEGL
- a CDS encoding tyrosine-type recombinase/integrase gives rise to the protein MPDIRKQIRNLQDRIETSSDIKEEDREVLLAFSDRLDLLKSEYTDHRHNKLLRHCTIMAEEVGGLAEALEDRSTTEDIVRWINRNYDNENTNSDYRTALRVFGKRVTEDEGYPPGIEWIPSGTSNSYNPVPDPSNMLDWNEDVVPMIEATRNTRDAALIAMAFDSGARSGELQDLTVGDVSDHEHGLMIRVDGKTGQRSVSLVPSVPYVQRWMTDHPAPDDPGAPLWSKLSKPEGLSYRQFKNCFEDSADRAGVNKPVTPTNFRKSNATYLARQGMSQARIEDRQGRKRGSDATAHYIARFGGEADSEYARIHGMEVEEEEPDPIGPVECPRCHERTPREHATCVWCNQPLEYGALGSIEEEEREVREAVFSFVKDNNELLDDLEQSRAFSELVDDHPELVEDAREFAEALSEE
- a CDS encoding DUF7342 family protein, encoding MEPSEEVVTNIRDSWEGDNDAFGRVYEAILGISEYTGHNDIAEIARCAPNTAKKHLNRLNQMGIAECQSSHWSLAFRRNDAYLEWREVTQISEEHSVQDLAERVRELETKESELQEEFGVEGPDTASVYASNSDRSTHELMQAIGTWDGIQRDIRLYEAARQLQQNDGRLISAFVEIPSDDHAPAESQ